A window of Halichoerus grypus chromosome 15, mHalGry1.hap1.1, whole genome shotgun sequence genomic DNA:
TCATGTCCTTCTGCAATCACAACTCCTTACAGACTGTCCATGTCATGTGCCCATCATGTCACATGCCCCCGCCCTCCTGGTCACAGCTGATTGGACCAGAGATGGACACCTTGCCCACGATGGCCTGATCCGATTCTTGACTCTCCTAAGAACATGGACCAGGCTGAATCAGACCACCCTCCCCAGCTAGAGAAGGTCATGTCGAATGGAAGAAGCCATTTGGGAGCCTGGGTAGGAAGGGGCCAgcggagagaaggaaggagagtccACAGAGAGAAGAAGGTGAGAGAATACACACAGCTCCAGAGCAAAGATAGAGAAAGTATCTGCTTTGGTTTGGGTGGCTTTTCCTGGCCCTCGTACCAGCCTTCCCGCCCTGGGGTCCTTGGGACAGCCCTGGATATTTGAAACCAGTGCCCTTGATTTGAGCCAGGCTGAGTGGAATTCTGTTTCTTGCCATCCACCAAAACACCCCCTCGCAGATGAGGCAACCCATCACCTCCCTGGCCCAGGAGCCTCACCTTGCAGGGAGTTGAAGAGCGCAAAGACATAGATGGTGGACCGGCCCAGGGGCGTGAGGATGGCCAGCCACCAGGTCGCACCCACCAGGCTCGAGAGGCCCAGCACGGTGAAGACCCCCTTCCAGTTCGGTCCCTGCCCCTTCTGTGCTGTGGCACTCGGCAGAGTGAAGATCTTCCAGGCCACCAGGCCCAGGACCACGGCGCTGAAGAGGAAGGTGACAAGGAAGTAGCCGTGGACGGTGATGTAGAGGACGGAGACAGTTGCCTTCTCCCGGAACCAGCACCTGGCGGAGGCAGATGGCTGCCGGGGCTGGAGACGTGCCCCCGCCCAGCTAGCCCCCGGCAGTCTTCCCTAACCGACCTTCTGTGACCAAAAagaccccttccccccactgccACCCACCTACCCCCCATTGTCCTGCGAAGGGGCTGTCATGAGGCTCCAGGCCGCCATCTCTTTAGACCGGGGAGTGCAAAGCAGCCAATTTAGCCCCCAAGACATGTTGTGTTTACCCCACATTATGTTGTAAAACAATTGAATTAATGACCACCCTTTAAAAAGTGGGAGATTTGGCATAAGCATCCAGATttatgcttgcttttttttttttttaagtttttatttatttgagagagtgagtgagcaagcatgagcagcgggaggtggaggtggggggtggggggtgggggaatggagaggcagagggagaagcagactccccgctgagcagggagcaggatgcaggacttgatcccaggatcccaggatcaagccccgcatctgagccaaaggcagacgcttaaacactgagccacccaggtgtccctctgctTTTCTTATAAAAGCATACACCTGGCAGCTCTGTGGATGCCCTCCCGAGGGACATTAGATGGGTATGTGACTGCCCGTCTATTACAGTCCCCACCTGGGCCACCGCATGCATTTATGTTACCTCCCCAGCCCCTGTGGTCCCTGCACTTGAGGCCCAAGGGCCAGGACCAAGACTCCACCAGCTTCTCTCAGCACAGAGCCATGGGCCCGGGGCAGGCACCCTGGGAGAGGCTCAGCTCAGCTCCATGCTTCCTGCGTTGCAGGGCGAAAGGCCTGAAAGAGTATGTCCATCAccccccattgtacagatgaggagactgaggccctgCGAGAGGCCAGGCTAGCCCACGCAGCAAACTCAGAGGCAAAGCCTAGCTAGAACCAGGCCTGCCACCAATGGTGAGCAGATTTTGTCCTGCACAAGGACCTGGCTGAGGGGATGGGTGAGGCTAAAATCCAGCTCACCCTCCACTCCCCAGGCTGAGCCCCTGGCATGGCAGGTTGGCAGAGTGGGGGTGAGGGTACCTTTTAAAATTTGCCCAAAGGTGCCATATGGGCTGGTGGTGGCCCAGGCTAGAGCAAGGCATCCTGCCTCAGCTCGCTCTCTCCCTTCTCAGACCCCCTGTCTCATTGCACCTTTTTCTTCTGGTCCTCAGTTTATCCCTCCAGACCATGAGCTAGCTGGAGGATCCTTTGCCTTGATGTAGTCTCTCTTCCCagctttccctcctctccccacatccCACTGACCCCGATCTGTGCAGCCAGGAGCCTGACATCACcgctgctcccccagcccccactcacaGCTCCAGCACGGTGGCGTTGCTCTTGTCGCGGATGGTATAGCGGCCGTAGCTGTCCACGCTCCCGGTGCCAAAGACAATGAGGGCAGGCAGGCCTGGGCGCAACGGGAGGACCTATGGCATCGCTGGGGCTCCCTTGGCATGTCCTCCTCCAAAATCCCCTCCAGCTGCCCGCCCCTCAAGCCCTGAGCCCgtgtgagagagggagacccCTCTGGGCCTTGGCAGCTCCCCACgggcccctcccgcccctcccgcAGCCAGCCATGCTCCCCGCCCGCCCGAGCTGCACCTACCCCAGCCCACGAAGCTCAGCTTCAGGAAGTAGTGCCCTAAGTAGGTGTTGAAGACCTTGATGACGAGCAGGTAGAGGTGGAAGGCTTCCAGGCCCATCCAGGTGAAGGTGCAGAGTAGGAAGTAGTGGAAGACGGCCCCCCAGGTCCGGCAGGTGGCGTCTGACTGCTCGGGGCTGTGCCCCACATTGAAGAAGAAGGCAAGATTCAGGAGAAACAAGGTCATGCTCAGGGCCACATGGATCTTGGGGGCATCTTCCGACTTGAACCTCTGTCGGTAGAACCTGCAGTGGGAAGGGCCGATGAGAGGCGGCAAGAGGCCGGGCCGCAGCTCCTCTCGGGGAGGACCTGCACCCCAgcgtccccaccccacctcccctggtCCACCCCTGCCAGCAGCCAGAGCGTGAGTGCCGTCAGGCTCGGGGTTAGGAGCACTCTCTCTTCTGGCCCACACGGCCCCGGGGGGCCCACATGCTGCCGGCCTCATCCCTCCACTCCATGCTCTGGCCAACCCGCATACTTTGCAAGTCCCCGAATGCATTCTGCTTTTCTACCCCTCCCAGACTTGTCCTCtactcttctctctgctctcaatGCCTTTTCCTACGCTTCCTTCAAAACTTCCCTGGGCACTTCCTTCTCAGGAAGCTGTCTCTGAATGCCACTTAGCCAGGCTGATTTGGAAGTTTCCTGCAGCGCAGGgtagccccctcccctcccctctggctgtGACCTCGGGCTAGCACAATAGGCAGCAGGGGGCCCTGTGTGCATTGGTTGAGTGAGTGGACGAACCTATCTACTGGGCAGAGATACAGGAGGCCGGGACGTATGTCAGAATTCCTAGCAAATCGGATCCCGAGGGCTCTCACTGGAGGGATGGGAGCCCCGGGTGCCTGGACAGGAGCAGAGGCCTCCTGTCCACCTCACCTGAGATGCCAGGGCCCACCCGTGACAGTCGGTGACGAGTCCTCCTGGCGCGCCAAGCCCGGCTCACGAGGTCCAGCAATGCGGCCGGCTGGCAAGGCATGCTCAgcttgttgggggtgggggctctgctccaggcctgggcttggtggggggcaggggtggcacTGCTCATACTCATGCTTTAGTCTGAGATGGAGGGGGTGAGGCTAGAGGGGGCTGCAGCCCAGGACCGGATGGGGACAGAGGCAAAGAGGCACGTGGAGAAAGGCCATGGGAGGGCCCCAGACTGACGCAGGAGATCCCAGGGCTGCTCTGTTCAGCCCCGGGTCAGAAGCCTGGGGTCCAGGGCAGCCTAGGGCATGGGGCTGCTCGCACAGGCTCCTTCAAGCAGGCCGTTCCTGTGGGTCCCTCAGCCCTTGCCGGGACCCAGACAGCCTGAGCACAGGCCACACTGATCTCTGCCtgtcctgcccctgctcctccttctggAAACAGACCTGGGTCTCCCCGAGGAGCACGCTTTCCTGCTCACAGTCCTGATGTTTGGGTGAGGCCGGCCCTCTGTTAGCTCAAACCCAAAAGCAGGCACACGACCTGGCCTGGCCAGTCAGTGTAATCCATCCCTTGACCACAGCGGCCTGTGCAGTCATGGGCACACGACCCAAGTTAGACCAGCAAAACTCCGCTCTGGTATACACgggataaaattgcatagaaccacacacacacacacacacacacacacacaaatgcatgtaAAAAATTATGGAAGTTGTATTCTAGTTACTAGCACTGTACcgatgtcaatttcctggttttgatacgATACTACAGTTATAGAAAATGTTATCACCAGGAAAAGCTGGATAAAGGAACCAGGGGACTCTATACAGTAATTTTGTAATTTCCTGTaggtctataattatttcaaaataaaatgctgaaagaaaaaggcTTCAATGTTGgaatttcatttagaaaattcGCTGCCTAGGCAGCTAAGAAGCTGTGAGGCAAGCCCGGGGCTCCCCAAGGCCCCTGAGGGTGAAGAAGCTGCTTGACATGGCTGACAAAGGAGAAAGCAAAgttgggagaagcagagggagagcaaggccTGGGGGCATGTTTTGAGCCCCTGGATCCAACCATGCGTGAAGGGCGCGCCATTCCATGAACCACATATTCCCCATTGTGTTTCAGTGAATTTGAGTTGAGTTTCTGCCACTTCCAACTGAAATAGCTCGGACACATTTCAATCCCCAaccccatcttatagatgaggaaagtaaggtTTGGAGAGGATATCAGTATAAAgctgcacaagcagggggcttTCCGGCCTGTTCTGCTCCCACCCTTGAGGAAAAGAGGGAgacgcggggtgggggtgggggatcacCCACCTTAGGACAGCGTAGAGGACAATGGTAAAGGCCAGGAAGATCAGAGAGGCTCCACAGCCAGCCTGGGAAATGCGAACGAGGGACTGCACGGTGGCCCGGTCCAAGATCGGCTTCTGTGGGCGACCCCCCCGAACCGGGACCCCATCAGTGGGAGGCCAGGCCCCACACATCCCAGAGGCCCTGGCCCCTGCCAGGAAGCCTCAGTGCCTCCAGAACTGCTGGGATCAGGGTGGGTGGGCTGTTACCAGCAGCAAAGCGAAGAAGGTCAGATGGTCACAGCGACAGACAGTCCTCTTGGCTCTGAGCTCCGTGGAGCAGCCCGTGGAAGACCAGTCTCCTGCTGACcctagagaggaagggaggggaacaTAGGAGAGTATATGGGAATATGGGGGAGCGGAGGGgaccagagaggaaggaagggaggggagaggctctGCCTACCTTTAGTCACATCCCAGAACACGCAGCTGAGGGCCATGTTCTGAAACCAGAGAGTGGGAGTCAGGGTGGAAGCAgggggaggtagggagagaggagaggagggtggggggaggggaagggagaggacagcgcgccccccccgccccaagtgTGCACTGGGTAGAAAGCAAGGCTCACCCCGTGGATCACGCAGGAACATCAGGTGCCCCACTTGGTGTGCATGGATCAGCATGTGAGAGGTGTGGACACggtggggggctgcaggggggTGGGTAGCATGTCTGTGTACGCGCACCTTTAGGGGAGCacgtatgtgggtgtgtgtgatcCCGTGTGCGCACTCATGGGTTTGCCAGGTCCTCGGTGCACCTCGGtaagcacaagtgggagggtgTCTGGAGGTCGAGTGGACATTCGTGCGCAGGTGGCATGTGTCCCTGGGTGCACCTGTGTGTATGGTCTTAATGGCCGGGGGGATGTGGAAGACTGGGAGGTGCAGAGCCCTACACCTGTCTGCCCATATGCTTGTGGGTGACCACCCGCCTGTCTGCCCCTCAGTAGCTGCCAGACTTGGGTCGGGGGCTCACGGTGGGTAGGCGCTGGTGGGAGAAGGTGATCTCCAAAGGCTCAACCAGCCTGCTGACAGGTATTCTGCCCAAACTCAAGCCCACCAGGCGATTGTTCAACACGTGGCTGCCATTCTCCAGGCTGAGCTGGGTGCCCtgtggagggagatggggggTCAGGCTTCAGAAGGGGCTGTCCCAACCCAGCCCTGTTGGGAGTTCCTAGGAACCTCCAGGACCCATGGCCCTTGCCTGGAGAGTAAAGTCTGTGGCTAGGGGACCAGGGGACCAAGGGGTCATGAGCAACCTTCTTCCTGCTGCCCCCTGCAGTCTCCTGCCCGGGCTGGATCACTGTGGGCCCTACACCCCAGGCCAACTGGTTGCAAAGCCATGCACCCAACAGCTCTCCTTTGCTGGCCCCAGAGCTCCTCTGCCCTCTTAGCTGGAGGAGTACAGGGCTG
This region includes:
- the ADGRG3 gene encoding adhesion G protein-coupled receptor G3 — translated: MMTPRVLGVLLLSLLLPWASGMENFSNKHEQPRNVCLGLINEDQYESFHLENTADCFTKCTQSRNEPCDLENLQRYWLKFEYHLLESQSGIVNMSFLKAAVHNVSTNISEDLFFSLTPSQVPGQVTEDEREHPDRVRLPRSLFESLQSNRSEVSLAITVLDISPGNLFKGTQLSLENGSHVLNNRLVGLSLGRIPVSRLVEPLEITFSHQRLPTNMALSCVFWDVTKGSAGDWSSTGCSTELRAKRTVCRCDHLTFFALLLKPILDRATVQSLVRISQAGCGASLIFLAFTIVLYAVLRFYRQRFKSEDAPKIHVALSMTLFLLNLAFFFNVGHSPEQSDATCRTWGAVFHYFLLCTFTWMGLEAFHLYLLVIKVFNTYLGHYFLKLSFVGWGLPALIVFGTGSVDSYGRYTIRDKSNATVLELCWFREKATVSVLYITVHGYFLVTFLFSAVVLGLVAWKIFTLPSATAQKGQGPNWKGVFTVLGLSSLVGATWWLAILTPLGRSTIYVFALFNSLQGVFIFCWFTTLYFPSRSAGASSSGTGRVNQVHTTSHE